The DNA sequence TTCATCtaaagggtccgaatacctttattgcaattcaaatctcccgccagcCAACcagggagtggtgacattgcatatgcAGTAACCGTCCTTTGCTGCTGACGGTGAGTAGAATGGCGGTACAGTTGTGCAAAATGCAAACGCAGGGGCTGTGGacaaaccgagccaagacagtaGTGGTGGATtttccgctgcagctgcttttggttAAGTGGCATGGTACGCTCAGacatcccgcaacatcacatggaagCGGAATTCTGATACTTGCAGCTTGTGCGAttttcacgagccagcaaaaccagctcAGTACTACACAGTAACAAAGCTACTGAAACGTGAAAGCGTGGGTGGCACAGAGTTAGGTAAAAAGAAagctttcgaccgcccgcgtcgttgtcgaAGGTAATGTCAACAAGTTCATTCTAGAAATGGATAACaactggacaagcagcattttctttccTCTTATAATGCAATAATATGACATTTTCAaaatgagtggttgagtactggGGACAGAACtcaaatgaggagtgccttcgtcatctgGCAAGTAAGTACTTGAATGTTCCGGCAGAGTCTaattgtgtcctgcatttaccccaatttctcgattactaagacTGTTCACAAtgatattgacgccttagatgtTCTCCAGCACTAATATATTAATTTAGCtggacttaatatttgccttaagTGTCCCTTTATGCCTCATACTTTACGTTGCAAAACAGCGTAGCTTATGCTGGAGCCCTTCACCTTTTTACCACTAAACCAACAGCGTAACGTTTCCATGACTAGTGGCCACAGCGCATCACTTGCGCTCGCGATCAAAACATAGCACGCTGCCTACTAGCCGCATAAATATGGATAAATAATGCGTGATTTGACATAAATCTGCACCCAGGACTAACAGTTGTATGCAATGTTGGTGAAAAATAAACACGTAGAGTGAGACTTCTATGGCTGCACTACTTGCGTAGGTTTCACAGTGTTGCCAGCGATATATGCCACATAGGCCGCACTTACACCAATGCGACTGAATGCGACAACAGTGCATCGCATTTTCTAGTGCATCACAGGTAATGTGATGTGCCAGCATTTACATGTAGTGCGTTGCCCCTGGTGCAATGATGGTAGCACATGGTGTCGCACACAGAAGACGAAGCAGCTCTTCCAGACGTTTCCGGCTCTAGGGCACAGCTTGGCAACACAGCAGATCCGCAGCAAATTCCATTTCCCATAATTCCTAATGCAATGCAATCGTATTTACATGCACTGTGAAAGTCGACCTACACGTCTCAAACCACCCCTGTCTGGCACATTAAACGACGCATTTGCCTAGCGTATTAGCCCCATTTACATAGACGCAATGTGCTAGTCATCGCATTCATGTAAATGCTGTAATAGTAACGTGCATGTGCACAATGTTCATGCCAACAGCTGAAGGCAGAATGCTGCCTTTAATCTGCCACCGATGTAATTGACTATAGCGTTGATGGTGCATCCACTTTGTTTTATCATTCATGCAGTACTCTGCATCCCTGGTAACCCTCCCCTGCATGCAAGTTTTGCACCGGCAGTCACCTGTACAACTGTGGCGCCGATGGAATTACTGTGCCTCAGGtaccatataattgctatcgcaataaaacgatAAAATTGGACAAAGCATGTTGATGACCTGTTGATCAGCTCGTATGTCATACCAGCTTATTTTTGTCATAACTGAGAGGAACCTTTTACCCTACAGCTGACCTTAGAGAACACCAAAAATGATTTCTACTACGAAGTCACAGCGTGGCTCCGCAAAAGTATGTGCCAACCTTTGTAGAATGTTATAGAACAAGAAAGTTGCAGGTGTTGACCACGCCTGAAGAGAAATGTCCCTTTCAGAGCCTACAGGGCACACACCATGGCCACGGGTGATCAAAAAAACCTGTGCGGCCTCCGAACGGCACGTTCTATTTCGGTAATGCCGCCAAATCCCAAGTTACAAGATACACGGAAATAAGCAACATACTTAGAATCCCGCGCCTACAAGTGTCATTTTGGTGTTAGGTCACACACGCCTAGCACCATTACTAAAAGCAGAATCCCACAATTTGCATGTTCTCAAAGTGTAATTTGCCTTTAATGACTTGTACACAAAACGCACGATGCACTACGGAAGGTGTTTGGGCGCTTACCTTCTTAAATCCAATGTCAGCAGCGTATTGCCGGAAGCAACGGCGGCAGATGTTCAGACCGTACTTGCGGATGAGTCCATGGTGATTGGCACAGACTCGGCTGCATGAAGAAAGCTGAAATTACTAGCCGACCATATTAACATTTGCAAACCGGGTAACACTGTAAATGAGCGAATGAGCGTACTACACAACGCAGTAATGAGGTATGCGTGCTAACAGTGACGTTCGCGTCAAGCTCCGAGTAAGACACCGGGTAAAACCATATATTTATATTATCCGTTAAAACAGTCGTCACCACTACAGCTGAGGTTCTTCAGCCTTTGGCGAGAGCGCGAAGTACGAAACCTTAACACCTAGAATGCCAGGCCCAGGCCGCATGCGCTGGCCAGGAATGTCGAAGATCGAACGCACATCAAATAACTCCGTAATAGTACAATGTTACTTTGAGCTAACTGTTGTCAGGGGACACGTATTCACTGATGCGGCGCGTTGTTATACCACCGCGGTGGCTTCGTTGCAGATACAGCCCAGGATCACACGTGGAAGTAACAGGCGCTAGGCTTAGTAACTGCCGGCATTTTAGACGTTCAGCAGGTCAAAGAACCAAATGTGCTAGAACCAACGTTTAACAAGAAGTACGTAGTGCATTTATACACTTACCAGTACCGAGAGCCAGGTCCGTACTTTCTGGGATGGGAATACCAGATGTTCTCGTGACCCATAGTCGCACGGCGTTAGCACAAGCACGCTTGCCAGCAAGAAAAAGGACGCAGCTCGCACAAGATGGAACGCAAAAAGAACAAGCCTACAAGAGAAATGAAGCTGCCTCACAGAACATGCTACCTCGGTTGTTGCACTAGAGTAGTACGTGGCGTCCTCTACAAATATATTATAAAATTttagttttctttaaaaaatatctTGTTTTCTGCTAAATTAACTAAAAATGTTAAGTAGACATAACAAAATTTAGTGTTTTTATATAAGTTCTTGTTAGTTGCTTTTCTTGCTAGTGCCAGAATGCAGACAGAATTATCTGCCATGGCAAGCCAGGCCAACGATAAGTCGATTTCGCTGTCGTTTCTGCGAGTCGTGGTATGTCAGCTGTAGCGATATTGCTGCTGACAGTTGTAAACGATAGCTGTACCTGTATGCGGTGAACGTGTCCCGGTGCCCGCTTTATAAGTGCAGCGATCCGTCAAGCAGCATTATTACCGCTCAGCATGGCTTCCTTCGCAGCTCTCATGTCGCAAACCAACAACCAAGGTGCGCCGCTCTCACCGCCTTGAACCTCGCTTGAGTCATTCACCTTGCACTACTGTTTCGTTTTCAGAACACCGTCCTGAGTTGTACGAAGAAGTGCGCCTCCAAAGGACGTCACGGGAGCGCGAGAAGTGAGTAGGGCAGATGCGCGGTTCcttcgttgcttttttttttctttttttgggggggtagGCTGTGTAAGACGGGTCTGATCGACCTCGTCCTAGCTCTCGCTTGCGGGTTGCAGCTTGCGGAACTGTAATTACCTTCGCCGTAGGTGTTGCGCTCACTCTTTGCACAATGTTCGGCTGTCACATAAGGAACGATAAAAACCTGGAAATAAACCAGTTAATATGGCAGAAATTGTGAACTCGTGAGAACAGTTTCTCTACGTTTGAAATCAACTTGGAAGGACTTGCGTGTGATAACGGAGTTCGCGCCAAGTTACTGACAACGAACAACGTACCTCGAAAGACACAGGTATTGTTTGTAATGAGATTTAGGGGTATTAAAAACGAGACACAGCGTGACAACGTCGTTTCCGTGAAGTAAACGAGAGTTCTGTTAATTTTAACAGGTACGATAACATGGCCGACTTGTATGCTGTAATCAACACCCTGCAGTGCCTAGAGAAGGCTTACATCAAAGACTGTGTTACACCAAAAGAGTAAGTTGGCGtttgtgtgcatgcatgcatgtgtgtgtgtgtgtgtgtgtgtgtaaagccACTTGCCTGCAAATGCATAATTTGAATGCACAACCAAAATCGTTAACGCAGGTACACTGCCGCTTGTTCAAAACTGCTGGTGCAGTACAAGGCAGCATTCAAGCAAGTACAAGGACCAGAATTCTCTACAGTTGAAGCCTTTATGGCTGCCTTTCGGGTAAGTATTCATGCACCCGGAAATGTGCGACCGCTGTTGCATAGTAGCTCTTAGTGTAGCTATGAGACCTACTCAGGAGGAGTGATCTGCATCATCTTAGTGAGACATGAAGGAGAATATAATGCCAAGCTAGATTAGCACATTGCCAACTCACAATGATTTACACCACAAGGGGCCACAAAATATTGTTTAAATTattggaaacagagtaaaatatGGTTCGAAATAGTATTACGAGTTGCTATAAAGACATATGGACTTTAGGATATTCTCTGTCACTTAAATTAAGGGCTGCTTTCACATTTGTATGACATGACATCCAGTACAGTCCCTCGCTGGAGCATCCTGTTTGCTGGCTTAAATGAATGCACATCTTAAGTTATATCTGCAAACATGTTTGACTTGGGTCACGATTTTGTAACAATGCCTTTTCTTGATACATAGTGAGGTGAACAAAATTGAGACTTGTTtttaaaaatatcaacatttgAATAATTATAAGTGAACCATAGCTATAGGCCACTTCTGGGCCAAAATGAGATGTTTCAGCAAAATTGCTGTACTGGCTCCCTGCGACTTGTCATTGTGGAAGCTTATGCTAAAGAGTTGCAGTATGTCATGAAGTACAATGGACATTACCATTTCTCATTGCTTACTCCATGCTGTTTGCACCTTATTTAATCAGCTGTATGAGCCTGGGTTGCGTGCTAGTTAAAGCACCTGAGAGTAAATGCGAGAGCAAGAGTTGGCTTGGTGGCAGGAAACCTTGAGCTCACATGAAATAAGACATCTATGAAAAATCTATTTCAATGGTAGTGCAACATGGAATCTCTCTTCAATTTCCTGCACTCTATACTTAGACCAATTGACACTAGCTTTAGAAAGCACGCCCATGTTTTATGTTATGTGATTGGATGTGTGAACAAGCTTTAAAACCAATAAACTCAAAGCATTTCAGCTTTCAGCAGTTGCGCTGAGTAGCCTGTTTGCATTCTGATGTTTGCATCTGCAGCACCATTGGTAGCAAGCCACGTGAAGGTTCCTAGCAATGCTGTGAAACTCGATTCACAGCCAAGTTTAGTCAGGGCAGGTGCACATGGCAGCAATGATGCACCGATGAGGTTTGGCATTAAAAGGAGGGAAAAATTAATCTGGGAACGGCACTGCATTAGCACCGTAGATTGTCCTCAGTAGTAAGACGGGCCTAGAAGTGGCACGCAAGTGTTGCATTTTCATTAGGCACTACCCAACTTATGGCACTGCGTAAatgccatggtggccgcatttcaatgggggcgaaatgcaaaaacacctgtggtcctgtgcattggggggTTTTAACaatctcctggtggtcaaaattaatccggagtcccccactgtggtgtgcctcataatcaaattgtggttttggcatgtaaaaccctggAATTCAGTTCATAACACTGCATGAAGGTTGAGTGTGCATCAAGTTTTGCATGGCCTTGCAAAACTTTATGGTGTCATATTTGCAGTGTTCCGCTGTTGTGCTATGTCACCAGGGGCTGTGCTCTTTCTGCATTGCAATATCGCTGCTAGACAGACAATCGGACAGGCTGTCCACAAGCTTTGGTGCACAAAACGCTGAACTCATTTTATTGAATTTAATTTGGAACATCAAAGGCATGGGTAATCAAAAACCACCCCTAAAGCATGCATTGGTATTGGCTTGCCAGGGCTTCTATATGAGATGAGTGCTAGAAGCAATGGGTGACAAAATTTCGTGCATGTTTTGGGCACAACCTACTATAGCAGCTAGCTTCCTGGGTGCCAAGAGAGCTTAAGGAAGAACATGTGGCAAAACCACATATGAAGTGAGTGCGTAATTAGAATATCTATTGTGCCACTATCTTGGGTCTTGCCACCACCTTGTTCGAACATTACAGGCTTCGTGGCCTGTTAAATCTCTAGGTTACACACCTGGGAAGAAAGTTACTACAGGTTGGCTCTGTACTTGTTGATAAACTTTTTCTCTTATTGCTTCCCATTGGTTGGCGTGTGCATAGCTGGACTGCCCTGCTGCCATGGAACGAATTCGTGAGGACAGGCCTATCACCATCAAGGATGACAAAGGCAACACAAGCAAATGCATTGCTGATATTGTGTCGGTAAGAGTGGTGTCAAGGCAGTGTCTGAAACAATGCTTCTCTCTGTAGAAATTTCAGGAGTTTATAGCAGCAAACACCAAGCTAAAGCTTTTGTACAGGTTTATGGCCTAAAGGGACCTTTTGTTAGATGTTCTGGAAGGATGTCACAAATACAATGAACAGAGTTGTTGAAAGACAAGCTATTTCATATTGTGTAAAGGTAACAATTAAGGCTTATAGGCCAATTTATGTGTCATTCTGAAAGACAGGCAGTTCTGATACACAGGTCGCTTGAGGGGAGGCAATGCAACAAACATGCTGACCTCCACTTTTCTTGTACTGTTTATCTGTACCTCTTGGCTATGGAAACAACATTTAAACATTTCGCATGTTATTTATATTAATACCAAGTAAGACTAAATGCAGCAGTGGCGTGTAGTTATCAGCTTCATTCTTTTACTGATGACTTAACACAAGAACAGATATGGAAGAAAACATTGTGTCCATATTTCTTGGCTGTATCCCttcttattgttgttgttgcattGCAAGTACACTTCATTGCCAACTGCTGATATTTTTCTTTCAGCTTTTCATCACAATCATTGATAAGCTACGCCTGGAGATCAAATCTATGGATGAGGTGAGCTGGTGATTTAAACGGACACTGAAGGAAAGTATTAAGTCAAGCTAGATTGACATAGTATCAATCTACAAGTCTATCATCGTTTTCTGCATGCCGATAGAACAATTTTTTTGCCTAGGAAATTGCCGTCAGATGCTCCGCTGCTGCTTCTCAATTTGAATTGCTCATGCCAAAGCAGAGGACTTGACGTCATCACCACTATGCCGTTCTTATGTCTTTTGTAGAGTCTTTATTTAGCGAACGAAGTGAAGCGTACTACTTGGCAGGTGTAGGTGTTCAGCTTGTGTGAATCACTCTGTGGCTCTGCTTGGGTTCAGGTTACCAGTTACAGTCACTTCAGCCTTCATGTACCAGCCACTCTCTGTGAATCGCAGGTGCTGACGCCACGCATAAGAGGTGCCATAGTTTACAACAGATGGCACCACTCCCGATTTTCTATTTTCGTCATTTTCTtgcttacaaaagctctgtttTTATTATAAATGAAAAATTTGTTATTACAGAAGCACACTCTTTCTatctagcttgacttaatatttgcctttagcgtccctttagtGTTTTTGCGAACTTGTCAGTCATCAATTTGTCTCTTTACTCCTTGCAGCTCCAACCAGACCTGAGAGAGTTGAGTGAGACCATGAGTCGACTCAGTCTCATACCAGCCAGCTTTGAAGGGAAAGCCAAGGTAGATGAATGGTAAGCAATATGCTTTGAGATTGAAACTTATATTGATATCTTTcttgcaagaaaaaaacataaaCACTGTTGCTATAAGCTTGTAACAGAACTGCTTTAGCAAGCACCAAGcatagttggtgcttgctaaaagacaatGTCTTTTGCctcaagttaaaacacacacaaaaggaaggaacattgtctttatgtgtcttgcttctgtgtgtgttttaacttgcagCAAAAAACGTGTCTTTTATAAGCTTGTAGTTTCATTGGATGATtctcagcagcagcagtagtcaTTAAATGAGGAGTTGACTTGTCGATAATGAAAATGTCGTCTGTGTCAGTTGAAGCATGAAATATGTGTGTAAAAGCTCTTCTAAAGTAAAGTGATAGTTAAAGCTAAAAGGATGCTGTTCATAAGCAACGAAATGTAAATTTCAGTTACCTTTAATAAGTTACACAAGTTAAAATGATTTATTGGGTGCAGCAACATATGATCTGCACCAGCATACTTCTCGTGCTGACTTTCAAGATAGGGTTGTTTAAACAATTTTTGTAATCAACTCCTTGAAAATTGAAGCACACAAATACCACTGTGGCAGGAACAAGACACCTGTGAACTTAAAAAAAAGGACATGCAGCGTAACATTTATGTTAAAATGCGGCTTGTACCACATGTTAAATTTCTTTCTTGTTCATTCTTAACAAATTCACAAGCATAACTTGGGCCTCAATACATCTCTCGAACTTGCTCACCCGCATTCGCATTCGCTCTTGTGCACATTTGTGCATAGCTTGCCCTGATGAGACGTGCAGCACTTCTCTAGGGCATTTTTCTTCTGTAGTGGCTCTCTGACATTGAGTTTGGAAACACTACTTTTAAGCATATACAGTACAGAGAACCTCAGTCCTATGTTTTGGAAAAAAGTAAGAGAGAACGCGAACTAACTGAAAAGACATGCTATCCGAAGTGACTAAAAAATATGACAGACTTAACTGTAGTTGGCAGCTACGTTATGCGAAGTGTTGCGTGAATGGTTGCGCACAGGGCACGAGATGAGACGTACGTCGAGCTGGCGGTGCTTTGGCGGCCCAAGgcatgttttgttgttttctttttgcataaTGTTTTAAGACTACGATGGGAAACCAAAATGAAATAGAGCTGCTGGGTGATGCCAGATGCCGCGGAAGCGAAACGTGATGCTCACATTGCGCTGTCTGCAGCGAGGAACAGCGGTATGTTTGGGTTGTAACCTACTAAAAGCCTGTAGTACGCTTTTGACGGCACTACGCCCCAcgcactgtaaaacagataggtgaggATACTTAGTATCACAGTAGGTTTGGCAGCGATAGCTCTGAATGCGGTGTGCGATGACActggaggagatttgctggtaccggaataagaaactagTGGATGCTGGCATTTTCATGTAACACGAGCAGGCGAGAATTGCATGGAAGCTGATGTGATGGCCAGCTACTTTTCTCAATCGTGCGCACctcgcacattttcttgtttacatgggatctagccgCTGGAAAATGTACCATAAGATTGCAGTTTGGCGATGTGCTTAATGTTAATGCCAAAAACCATGTTTTCCAagaacgtatgaaccggtaaaaataAGCATAACCTTATGgggcaattttttgttttcgatCGCGAATGTTGGCACAGGGAAATCATGCATAACAAAGTCTTATCAACGACTTTGTACTGTACTGTTTATCACTACATGCAAACTACATAAGTGCCATGGCAGTGGTACTTATTCATGGTTTTTTAAGTATTTGTAGCATGCATATTATACTAAGACtgatttttttcaattttttttctagaaagcACTTTTACTACACAGATTGGGTAGTAGCTGATACACAGGAAAACAACACCACGTGACTTAAAGTAGCATTCTGAAATTGCAGGACACATGCATGTAAAAAAGGTCCCTATTCAGAGACGGCCATTTTTAGGTCAAGCTATATTACATAGCCAACAATTTTTACTGTAGAGCTTGCCTTCAGTTTCTGTAGGCTAGCCCATGTTTTGTGGATACACAAGCTCCAAGTCATGTCTCTTACCAAGTGCTATTGTTGCTCATTACTGTGATGAACTAGGCTGCAGACCATGTCGTCAATGGCTGCTTCGGATGAGCTGAATGAAAGTCAAGTGCGCCAACTCATCTTTGACTTGGAATCTTCGTACAATGCCTTCAACAGGATCCTGCACAACTCTACGTGACTGTCATGCAGCAAGAGAGCAATAAATGTAATCATGCTTTGTTTCATGAACCAAGCTGCTGTTGTCCTCTTTCAAAAAATGTGTGACCTGTTGCAAGTATGATTTAGCATGTGGTCTACGTTCATTTGAGTCTTCTTTGAGAAAATCAATGTGTTCTTTTTCACGCATCAAAACTTAATGATGGAAATGTATCTGGAAAAAGAAATGtgctaagcacgatgtcacagatcaaatcccggccatggcggccgcatttcgatggaggcaaaatgcaaaaacacccatgtacttaagtttaagtgcacattaaagaaccccaggtggtcaaaattactccaGAGTCCCCCACTCCGCAGAAAATTGGCGCAGAAAATtccatcatttaattttttttataaattgtGGTATTGCCGCTATTaagtttaaaggggccctgaaacacttttctaactagtCATAGAATGACATTACTAATAAGTTATGTTTCTTTGTGAATCTCCTGGCACAAAAATTTTGCAAATCCTCAAGCACAATCGAAGTTAGACTTATTGAACCCATGAGCCGCTTTCTGCTTTCATTTCCACTAGTGCACTGGAAACTATACAGGGGAGGCTGCAAGTGGGTAAAAGGGAGCAATGCCCTGCTAGCTTCTTCCAAAGGCGGAATGCGAAACAACTAGTGATGGCACACCATGCTCTTCACCTTGGAGGCCACGCGCAGCAGACGCAGCGATGCCATAGCAATGCACAATTGTCGTTTTTAGACTGGCAGTGCAGAGATAAGTtgcttttttgtctttttgagatcgcagacatatTAACTTTCATTTATATAGCTCAAATGACGAATAATTGTATAACTGAGGATGTTTTCGTtatcacgaaatcagccaatagctgttGTGGGTCCAGCTGTTTTCAATGACGTTGCATGGCAATAATGCGAATGAGAGAGCATGCAATCTTTCACTGCTTTTTCAGTAGAATGCACCATTGGAGTAATTGGGGCAACTTGTGAGACAGCGCGGATTTTATTTCGGGAGTTTTCTAGAACGTCGCCAACATTAAATAAAAGCTTCAGTTTGgcgcgaaaggcgaagcatcgattacgatagcaaattaggatACAGCTATatcaagtaaggatagt is a window from the Dermacentor albipictus isolate Rhodes 1998 colony chromosome 6, USDA_Dalb.pri_finalv2, whole genome shotgun sequence genome containing:
- the Vps28 gene encoding vacuolar protein sorting-associated protein 28 homolog; protein product: MASFAALMSQTNNQEHRPELYEEVRLQRTSREREKYDNMADLYAVINTLQCLEKAYIKDCVTPKEYTAACSKLLVQYKAAFKQVQGPEFSTVEAFMAAFRLDCPAAMERIREDRPITIKDDKGNTSKCIADIVSLFITIIDKLRLEIKSMDELQPDLRELSETMSRLSLIPASFEGKAKVDEWLQTMSSMAASDELNESQVRQLIFDLESSYNAFNRILHNST